A genomic segment from Sorangium aterium encodes:
- a CDS encoding DUF3817 domain-containing protein: MLNTAVGRFRLVALGEGASFLLLLGVAMPLKYFAGLPAAVRVVGMVHGLLFVLYVFGVIEAVAAGRWSVGQGLRALLASLIPFGPFVLDAHLRREQQEEAAALPEAASGDSGAAHRG, translated from the coding sequence ATGTTGAACACAGCGGTCGGAAGGTTCCGTCTCGTCGCCTTGGGCGAGGGAGCGTCGTTTCTCCTCCTCCTCGGGGTCGCGATGCCGCTCAAGTACTTCGCAGGCCTTCCGGCAGCGGTCCGCGTCGTCGGTATGGTGCACGGACTCTTGTTCGTGCTCTACGTGTTCGGCGTGATCGAGGCGGTGGCCGCCGGGCGCTGGTCGGTGGGGCAGGGGCTCCGTGCGCTCCTCGCGTCGCTGATCCCCTTCGGCCCGTTCGTGCTCGACGCCCACCTGCGGCGGGAGCAACAAGAAGAGGCAGCGGCGCTGCCCGAAGCCGCGTCGGGCGACAGCGGCGCGGCGCATCGAGGCTAG
- a CDS encoding YaeQ family protein, translating into MALPSTRMDFRIDLSHVDRGREASERVIVARHPSESAEHVMLRVLAYCLFHEEGLAFGPGLADAEGADLWTRDPAGRILTWIECGAAPFEKLKRVVQHNAGVAVHALFSDARRREELVSGAREAASRASKVTGAISLSTVDHRLVAALAENTGLRRQWAVTIVGDHLYIEADGTTLDGEVVRSRLEEP; encoded by the coding sequence ATGGCACTCCCCTCGACGCGAATGGACTTCCGCATCGACCTCTCCCACGTCGATCGCGGCCGCGAGGCGAGCGAGCGGGTGATCGTGGCCCGCCACCCGTCGGAGAGCGCCGAGCACGTCATGCTGCGGGTGCTCGCGTATTGCCTCTTTCACGAAGAGGGCCTCGCCTTCGGCCCGGGGCTCGCCGACGCCGAGGGGGCAGACCTCTGGACGCGCGATCCCGCGGGCCGCATCCTCACCTGGATCGAGTGCGGCGCGGCGCCGTTCGAGAAGCTCAAGAGAGTCGTCCAGCACAACGCGGGCGTGGCCGTTCACGCGCTCTTCTCGGACGCGCGCCGGCGCGAGGAGCTCGTGTCCGGCGCGCGTGAGGCCGCCTCGCGCGCAAGCAAGGTCACGGGCGCGATCTCGCTCTCCACCGTCGACCACCGCCTCGTCGCCGCGCTCGCGGAGAACACGGGGTTGCGGCGTCAATGGGCGGTCACGATCGTGGGCGATCACCTCTATATCGAGGCCGACGGCACGACGCTCGACGGCGAGGTCGTCCGCTCGCGGCTCGAAGAGCCGTGA
- a CDS encoding phosphodiester glycosidase family protein → MTLRASPKALLSMAALALLGAAALASWRPAPSAPAPPEPPPPAPATLSPTEGPAAGAPVQPEVMTVEGEDYRVHVIAFRLANAHFEVVDVEMSRDVAGVLERTRASFVINGGFFDRQRRPEGLVVVDGRELAPLAPSLGGGVLVVSGGRAALHDAAGFVLSPGAHLAVQGLPRLVVSGSRNVRSDGGPRAERTALCVLDRGRRMEAIVARGDRAQSGPTLGLLADMLVARGCEQALNLDGGPSTGVAWREDGGAREMAPRGPIRHAIAVRLDP, encoded by the coding sequence GTGACGCTCCGCGCTTCCCCGAAGGCGCTTCTGTCGATGGCGGCGCTCGCGCTCCTCGGCGCCGCTGCGCTCGCGTCGTGGCGCCCCGCGCCGAGCGCGCCCGCTCCTCCGGAGCCCCCGCCACCCGCTCCCGCGACGCTTTCCCCCACGGAGGGCCCGGCGGCCGGCGCCCCCGTCCAGCCCGAGGTGATGACCGTCGAGGGCGAGGACTACCGCGTCCATGTCATCGCGTTCCGCCTCGCGAACGCCCATTTCGAGGTCGTCGACGTCGAGATGTCGCGCGACGTCGCGGGGGTGCTCGAACGCACCCGCGCGTCGTTCGTCATCAACGGTGGCTTTTTCGATCGACAGAGGAGACCCGAGGGGCTCGTCGTGGTCGATGGCCGGGAGCTCGCGCCGCTCGCGCCCTCGCTCGGGGGCGGCGTGCTGGTGGTCTCCGGCGGCCGCGCCGCCCTGCACGACGCCGCCGGGTTCGTCCTTTCGCCCGGCGCTCACCTCGCGGTGCAGGGGCTGCCCCGGCTGGTGGTCTCCGGCAGCCGGAACGTGCGCAGCGACGGCGGCCCGCGGGCGGAGCGGACGGCGCTGTGCGTGCTCGACAGGGGGCGGCGCATGGAGGCCATCGTCGCGCGCGGGGACCGGGCGCAGAGCGGGCCTACGCTGGGGCTGCTCGCCGACATGCTGGTGGCGCGCGGATGCGAGCAGGCCCTCAACCTGGACGGCGGACCCTCGACCGGCGTGGCGTGGCGCGAGGACGGCGGCGCGCGCGAGATGGCGCCGCGGGGGCCGATCCGGCACGCCATCGCGGTGCGGCTGGATCCCTGA
- a CDS encoding deaminase: MSNDNEKWMRLAIEEAERARGGTGDNPWVGCAIVSAAGELLGSGHTLGPGEDHAEIAAARAAHARGFSVVGATLVSTLEPCSFHGRTPACSRSIIERGVARVVIGMNDPNPRVDGEGVRILREGGVEVVEGVCEAEIRRQLGGWVLDHHPHEPLRRALTFPASDRVPRLAEIYGVDQSRIEALLAKR, from the coding sequence ATGAGCAACGACAACGAGAAATGGATGCGCCTCGCGATCGAGGAGGCCGAGCGGGCGCGCGGAGGAACGGGCGACAACCCTTGGGTCGGCTGCGCGATCGTGAGCGCCGCCGGGGAGCTCCTCGGCAGCGGGCATACCCTGGGGCCGGGTGAAGATCACGCGGAGATCGCCGCGGCACGCGCGGCGCACGCGCGCGGGTTCAGCGTGGTCGGAGCGACGCTGGTTTCGACCCTCGAGCCCTGCTCGTTCCACGGCCGCACGCCGGCGTGCTCGCGATCGATCATCGAGCGCGGCGTGGCCCGCGTCGTGATCGGGATGAACGACCCGAACCCGCGCGTCGACGGCGAAGGCGTTCGCATCCTGCGCGAAGGGGGCGTCGAGGTCGTCGAGGGCGTATGCGAAGCGGAAATCCGCAGGCAGCTCGGGGGTTGGGTGCTCGATCACCATCCTCACGAGCCGCTGCGGCGCGCGCTGACCTTTCCGGCATCGGACCGCGTCCCGCGGCTCGCGGAGATCTACGGCGTCGATCAGTCCCGGATCGAGGCGCTGCTCGCAAAGCGTTAA
- a CDS encoding CotH kinase family protein: MFDLSKLVALRIAGVFVLASLGGCSSEARDDAKVPAPTATATPTPAPKSLAVVFTPKGGTFQASEPVELTVEDKRAVVHFTTDGSLPTASSPVYAEPLVLTASTRVRALAVVPHDASSGEGGNGGNGGNGGNGGNGGNGGNGGNGGEGSDGADLLGPIATEAYFKVDADSAEFSSELPIVVIHTFESKELDPLGTEFVPATFMLLEPKAGQTKLLGRASFDSRIGIHVRGATSREFPKKQYSVEFRDDALDTDLDRALLGMPADSDWVLSDPVSLDRSLIRNALAFEMSNRIGRYAPRTSFVEVFLVDSGADVGKESFLGFYTAIEKIKRGKDRIPVAKLSAGDLTEPDVTGGFILRVDKGDDQFKAGGLDLQFVYPDPEEILERARKPQLDYIRRYIDDFGEAVNADDFKQPSSGKHYSSFIDQDAFIDHNIIGALTKNVDALRISTYFFKDRQGLLSAGPVWDFDRSLGTPYDERAFEPEEWKLEGSDGTDYFTEGWWGPLFRDPAFKARYKARFLALLEGELAPDELDAMVDGLVRKAGAPAVERNFARWPDSPPLDGSYDAEISLLKDFLRRRASWIRDELMTW; encoded by the coding sequence ATGTTCGACCTATCGAAGCTCGTGGCGCTGCGCATCGCGGGGGTGTTCGTGTTGGCCTCGCTCGGGGGCTGCTCCAGCGAGGCGCGCGATGACGCGAAAGTGCCTGCGCCTACGGCAACGGCTACGCCTACGCCTGCGCCGAAGTCGTTGGCCGTCGTGTTCACGCCGAAGGGAGGCACCTTCCAGGCGTCCGAACCCGTGGAGCTCACGGTCGAGGACAAGCGCGCTGTGGTGCATTTCACGACCGACGGCTCGCTGCCCACCGCGAGCTCGCCTGTCTACGCCGAGCCGCTCGTGCTCACCGCGTCCACGCGGGTGCGCGCCCTCGCCGTCGTCCCTCACGACGCGTCTTCCGGGGAGGGGGGCAACGGGGGCAACGGGGGCAACGGGGGCAACGGGGGCAACGGGGGCAACGGGGGCAACGGGGGCAACGGGGGCGAGGGCAGCGACGGGGCCGACCTCCTCGGGCCGATCGCGACGGAGGCGTATTTCAAGGTCGACGCCGATAGCGCGGAGTTCAGCTCGGAGCTGCCGATCGTCGTGATCCACACCTTCGAGTCGAAGGAGCTCGACCCGCTCGGAACCGAGTTCGTCCCGGCCACGTTCATGCTGCTCGAGCCCAAAGCTGGGCAAACCAAGCTCCTGGGCCGCGCGAGCTTCGATAGCCGCATCGGCATCCACGTCCGCGGCGCGACGTCTCGCGAGTTTCCGAAGAAGCAATACTCCGTCGAATTTCGCGACGACGCTCTGGACACGGATCTCGACCGGGCGCTCCTGGGGATGCCGGCGGACTCCGACTGGGTGCTGAGCGATCCGGTGAGCCTCGACCGCTCGCTGATCCGCAACGCGCTCGCCTTCGAGATGAGCAACCGCATCGGCCGGTACGCGCCGCGTACGAGCTTCGTCGAGGTGTTTCTCGTCGACTCGGGGGCCGACGTGGGGAAGGAGAGCTTCCTCGGGTTCTACACGGCGATCGAGAAGATCAAGCGCGGTAAGGATCGCATCCCGGTGGCCAAGCTCTCGGCCGGCGACCTCACGGAGCCGGACGTGACCGGCGGCTTCATCTTGCGCGTCGACAAGGGCGACGATCAATTCAAGGCCGGCGGCCTGGACCTCCAGTTCGTGTACCCCGATCCGGAGGAGATCCTGGAGCGCGCGCGAAAGCCGCAGCTCGACTACATTCGCCGTTACATCGACGACTTCGGCGAGGCCGTCAACGCGGATGACTTCAAGCAGCCCAGCAGCGGCAAACACTATTCGAGCTTCATCGATCAAGACGCCTTCATCGACCACAACATCATCGGCGCCCTGACGAAGAACGTCGATGCCCTGCGGATCAGCACGTACTTCTTCAAAGATCGACAGGGCCTGCTCTCGGCCGGCCCCGTGTGGGACTTCGACCGGAGCCTCGGAACGCCCTACGACGAACGCGCGTTCGAGCCGGAAGAGTGGAAGCTCGAGGGCTCCGACGGGACCGACTACTTCACGGAGGGCTGGTGGGGGCCGCTGTTCCGCGATCCGGCGTTCAAGGCGCGGTACAAGGCGCGATTCTTGGCGCTGCTCGAGGGCGAGCTCGCGCCCGACGAGCTCGACGCCATGGTGGACGGCCTGGTGCGCAAGGCGGGAGCTCCGGCCGTGGAGAGAAACTTCGCGCGCTGGCCGGATTCCCCGCCTCTCGATGGGTCCTACGACGCCGAGATCAGCCTGCTCAAGGACTTTCTCCGCAGGCGGGCGAGCTGGATTCGCGACGAGCTCATGACGTGGTGA
- a CDS encoding lipase family protein, whose product MDYESAKARDYTFFTEHFKRLGPRAQRDLEDVLKAELPHDERLVRYLVDVLPGKYDQKAAAVLSAASTWAYSDADVMARMLRLRGFTNNETISMRLRNNALLLDTTVHISQSRDAELVFVCFGGTDPNNIIHLLLDASAKTDSYFSTGEVHGGFFRAFLALWPLVRILLRGALLGYPIGLLAELNRVGHGVALAQPETGSGTTVPCLAPSGSVTRAPEARPASPMGEIPEASEEKLKALYIGGHSLGGALAVLAAAEIHRDPLLAPLQRKVRGIYTFGQPMVGDAVFAQTCDDRFGEKLFRHVYRRDVVPQFPPITMGRFAHSGQLYTAPPLDTGWALQRAQASANGLLTGSEQALAGTAALALGAIAWLKDQFPLFSWLPLPYSLGDHSPLNYLRTSLQVVPGSEFRP is encoded by the coding sequence ATGGATTACGAGAGCGCCAAGGCACGCGACTACACGTTCTTCACGGAGCACTTCAAGCGGCTGGGCCCGAGGGCGCAGAGGGATCTCGAGGACGTTCTCAAGGCGGAGCTCCCCCACGACGAGAGGCTCGTCCGCTACCTGGTGGACGTGCTGCCGGGGAAGTACGATCAGAAGGCCGCGGCCGTGCTCTCGGCCGCGTCCACCTGGGCCTACTCGGACGCGGACGTCATGGCCCGGATGCTGCGCCTCCGCGGCTTCACCAACAACGAGACCATCTCCATGCGTCTCAGGAACAACGCGCTCCTGCTGGACACCACCGTCCACATCAGTCAAAGCCGCGATGCCGAGCTGGTGTTCGTGTGCTTCGGGGGGACGGACCCGAACAATATCATCCACCTTCTCCTCGATGCGAGCGCGAAGACCGACTCGTACTTCTCCACCGGGGAGGTGCACGGCGGCTTCTTCCGCGCGTTCCTGGCCCTCTGGCCCCTTGTGAGGATCCTGCTGCGGGGAGCGCTGCTCGGGTATCCTATTGGCCTCCTGGCGGAGCTCAACAGGGTCGGCCACGGCGTCGCCCTGGCGCAGCCCGAGACGGGGTCAGGGACTACGGTCCCCTGCCTGGCGCCATCGGGCTCCGTGACGCGCGCACCCGAGGCGCGGCCAGCGTCGCCGATGGGCGAGATCCCGGAGGCGTCCGAGGAGAAGCTGAAGGCGCTGTACATCGGCGGGCACAGCCTGGGCGGCGCACTCGCGGTCCTGGCCGCCGCGGAGATCCACCGGGATCCCCTCCTCGCTCCCCTCCAGAGGAAGGTCCGCGGTATCTACACCTTCGGCCAGCCCATGGTTGGCGATGCGGTGTTCGCCCAGACGTGCGACGATCGGTTCGGAGAGAAGCTCTTCCGGCACGTCTACCGGCGCGACGTCGTACCCCAGTTCCCGCCGATCACGATGGGGAGGTTCGCGCACTCCGGGCAGCTCTACACCGCGCCGCCTCTCGACACCGGCTGGGCTCTGCAGCGCGCGCAGGCGAGCGCGAACGGGCTGCTTACGGGCAGCGAGCAAGCCCTCGCAGGGACAGCGGCGCTGGCGCTGGGGGCCATCGCCTGGCTCAAGGACCAATTCCCCCTCTTCTCGTGGCTGCCCCTGCCGTACTCGCTGGGGGATCACTCCCCGCTCAACTACCTCCGCACATCCCTCCAGGTCGTCCCTGGCTCCGAGTTCCGCCCTTGA
- a CDS encoding lipase family protein has product MDFQSAQAPDYQAFVEHLAGASLEEDLKEIFRRNIPSDDALAGGLLETIPGRYDPKIAALLASAAAWAYSDADSMARMLRVRGLPNNRTVAIHWNNEGVLLDTTAHVVQSGTGKVVILCFSGTRLTNLVQVLASADMRWDPFFSAGLVHGGFFRAFLALWPSLKILLEGAMQGHSICDMIRIDAAGHRCHTRFDEDGAAGTAPYGSRPEGGGALETLYITGHSFGAALAVLAAAAIHTESALVALKEKLGGVYTFGQPMVGDEVFAANFSKIFGDRLFRHVQRNDVIPRLPGRMNGRFAHFGYEYRASATGWKLAGKGATPRQTMFGGIATLIGMLGWLSNLPVPYSMEDHLPLQYLRTSMRSAPGSEFLP; this is encoded by the coding sequence ATGGACTTCCAGAGCGCGCAAGCACCTGACTACCAGGCCTTCGTGGAACACCTCGCAGGGGCGAGTCTCGAAGAGGACCTCAAGGAGATCTTCCGACGCAATATCCCGAGCGACGACGCCCTCGCCGGCGGTCTGCTCGAGACAATCCCCGGGAGGTACGATCCCAAGATCGCGGCGCTCCTCGCCTCGGCGGCCGCGTGGGCGTACTCGGACGCCGACTCCATGGCCAGGATGCTGCGCGTCCGCGGTCTCCCCAACAACAGGACCGTGGCCATCCACTGGAACAACGAAGGTGTCTTGTTGGATACCACCGCGCACGTCGTCCAGAGCGGGACCGGGAAGGTCGTAATCCTCTGCTTCAGCGGGACGCGATTGACCAACCTCGTGCAGGTGCTGGCGTCGGCGGACATGCGGTGGGACCCCTTCTTCTCCGCGGGATTGGTGCACGGCGGCTTCTTCCGCGCGTTCCTGGCGCTCTGGCCTTCTCTCAAGATCCTCCTCGAGGGCGCCATGCAGGGACACTCCATCTGCGACATGATACGGATCGACGCCGCCGGGCATCGCTGCCATACGCGCTTCGACGAGGATGGCGCCGCGGGCACCGCGCCGTACGGCTCTCGGCCGGAGGGCGGTGGGGCGCTGGAGACGCTCTACATCACCGGGCATAGCTTCGGCGCAGCGCTCGCGGTCCTGGCCGCCGCGGCGATCCATACGGAGTCTGCCCTCGTCGCGCTCAAGGAGAAGCTCGGCGGCGTCTACACGTTCGGGCAGCCGATGGTCGGCGACGAGGTGTTCGCCGCCAATTTCTCCAAGATCTTCGGGGACCGCCTGTTCCGGCACGTCCAGAGGAACGACGTGATCCCCCGCCTGCCAGGGCGGATGAATGGACGGTTCGCCCATTTCGGATACGAGTATCGCGCGTCGGCCACGGGCTGGAAGCTGGCGGGCAAGGGCGCGACGCCACGCCAGACGATGTTCGGGGGGATCGCCACGCTGATCGGGATGCTGGGCTGGCTCTCAAATCTGCCAGTGCCTTATTCGATGGAGGATCACTTGCCGCTCCAGTACCTGCGCACCTCGATGCGCTCCGCCCCTGGCTCCGAGTTCCTCCCCTGA
- a CDS encoding DUF6640 family protein, translating to MPTEDARSPTPLASRILVTVVALATLAGPYLADWNETHIYNPRWPPHAKFHNAQTMLLGTALGACAIAFAWRRAADARASLRVAVVFGALYWLTQMGSILFPGAAFVDPERAGQGMIAGLPAQIVISVVLLGLLGAALALARGGPVRQS from the coding sequence ATGCCCACGGAAGACGCCCGCTCGCCGACGCCCCTCGCGTCCAGGATCCTCGTCACGGTGGTCGCCCTCGCGACGCTCGCCGGGCCGTACCTCGCCGACTGGAACGAGACGCACATCTACAATCCAAGGTGGCCGCCGCACGCCAAGTTCCACAACGCCCAGACCATGCTCCTCGGCACGGCCCTCGGCGCCTGCGCCATCGCCTTCGCCTGGCGAAGAGCCGCGGACGCCCGCGCCAGCCTGCGCGTCGCGGTGGTGTTCGGGGCGCTCTATTGGCTCACGCAGATGGGCAGCATCCTGTTCCCCGGCGCCGCCTTCGTGGACCCGGAGCGCGCCGGACAGGGCATGATCGCGGGCCTGCCCGCGCAGATCGTGATCTCGGTGGTGCTCCTCGGCCTCCTCGGAGCGGCGCTCGCGCTGGCGCGGGGCGGCCCGGTGCGGCAGAGTTGA
- a CDS encoding NAD-dependent epimerase/dehydratase family protein — protein MKVIVTGTTGMVGEGVMLACLVDPTVERVLSVARRPSGHAHPKLEECLIPDFRELGAFEARLSGYDACFYCAGVSSVGMSEADYTAITYDTVVAFAAALARLNPGMVLTHVSGAHTDSSEQGRVMWARVKGKAENALMRLPFRSVYNFRPGLMTPVPGQKNLKRTYRFLLPLVPLMKFVLPALKLEEVERAMVRSVTSGAPKQVLEVADIKALAST, from the coding sequence ATGAAGGTCATCGTTACCGGAACGACCGGCATGGTCGGCGAAGGCGTGATGCTCGCTTGTCTCGTGGATCCCACGGTCGAGCGGGTCCTGTCGGTGGCACGCCGGCCGTCGGGGCACGCGCACCCGAAGCTCGAGGAGTGCTTGATCCCCGACTTTCGCGAGCTCGGCGCCTTCGAAGCGCGGCTCTCGGGCTACGACGCGTGCTTCTACTGCGCCGGCGTGAGCTCGGTTGGCATGAGCGAAGCGGACTACACGGCGATCACGTACGATACGGTCGTCGCCTTCGCGGCGGCGCTCGCGCGCCTCAATCCCGGCATGGTGCTCACGCACGTTTCGGGTGCGCACACCGACTCGAGCGAGCAGGGCCGCGTGATGTGGGCGCGCGTGAAGGGCAAGGCCGAGAACGCGCTGATGCGCTTACCCTTTCGCAGCGTTTACAACTTCCGGCCGGGCTTGATGACGCCGGTGCCGGGACAGAAGAACCTGAAGCGAACCTACCGCTTCCTGCTTCCGCTCGTCCCGCTCATGAAGTTCGTGCTCCCCGCCCTGAAGCTCGAAGAAGTGGAGCGCGCGATGGTGCGCTCCGTGACGAGCGGGGCGCCGAAGCAGGTGCTCGAGGTCGCCGACATCAAGGCGCTCGCGTCGACGTAG